In Plasmodium relictum strain SGS1 genome assembly, contig: PRELSG_00_v1_54, whole genome shotgun sequence, one genomic interval encodes:
- a CDS encoding fam-j protein has product MKIRKSLLSMNSSSTRKYISHKTRKILSKEHQLNLLSQIEKEKCKIEKIKLNIRNLYLFVTTKDDIRGIQVSNSLINKIKGIISTLCFICNATSKDKDRTNLNKKKKDNTENVLLALYYANQRLFKVTENEIQ; this is encoded by the coding sequence atgaaaatacgTAAATCATTATTAAGTATGAATTCATCGAGTACAAGGAAATATATTTCACATAAAacaagaaaaattttaagtaaaGAGCACCAATTAAATTTACTTTCtcaaatagaaaaagaaaaatgtaaaatagaaaaaattaagcttaatataagaaatttatatttatttgttacTACAAAAGATGATATAAGAGGCATTCAAGTATCAAattctttaataaataaaataaagggAATTATATCAACTTTATGTTTTATTTGTAATGCAACAAGTAAAGATAAAGATAGAACTAAtcttaataagaaaaaaaaggataataCGGAAAATGTTTTGCTTGCACTATATTATGCCAACCAAAGGCTTTTCAAAGTTACTGAAAAtgaaatacaataa